In a single window of the Notamacropus eugenii isolate mMacEug1 chromosome 4, mMacEug1.pri_v2, whole genome shotgun sequence genome:
- the PRL gene encoding prolactin, which yields MCTKRSSLKGSLLLLLLMSSLLLSRSVETLPICPSGAVNCQVSLSDLFDRAVMLSHYIHSLSSEMFNEFDERYAQGRGFITKAINSCHTSSLSTPEDKEQAQQIHHEDLLNLVLGVLRSWNEPLYHLVSEVRSMQEAPDTILLKAMEIEEQNKRLLEGMEKIVGQVHPGDRENEVYSAWSGLPSLQMADEDTRLFAFYNLLHCLRRDSHKIDNYLKLLKCRLIHDSNC from the exons ATGTGCACCAAAAGATCATCATTGAAAG GGTcattactgctactgctgctgatgTCAAGCCTCCTCCTGTCAAGGAGTGTGGAAACTCTGCCCATCTGTCCCAGTGGAGCTGTCAACTGCCAGGTGTCCCTCAGCGACCTTTTTGACCGTGCAGTCATGCTCTCTCACTACATCCACTCTCTTTCCTCAGAAATGTTCAATGAATTT GATGAACGGTATGCCCAGGGCAGGGGATTCATAACCAAGGCCATCAATAGCTGCCATACTTCTTCTCTTTCTACTCCAGAAGATAAAGAGCAGGCTCAGCAGATCCAC CATGAAGACCTCCTGAATTTAGTGCTTGGGGTCCTGCGTTCCTGGAATGAGCCCCTGTACCATCTGGTCTCTGAAGTGCGGAGCATGCAAGAAGCCCCTGACACCATCCTCTTGAAAGCCATGGAGATTGAGGAGCAAAACAAACGGCTTCTAGAAGGCATGGAGAAGATAGTGGGTCAG GTTCATCCAGGTGACAGAGAAAATGAGGTCTACTCTGCCTGGTCAGGACTTCCATCCCTACAGATGGCTGATGAGGACACACGTCTCTTTGCATTTTATAATTTGCTACACTGTCTACGCAGAGACTCACACAAGATTGACAACTACCTGAAGCTCTTGAAATGTAGGCTTATTCATGACAGTAACTGCTAA